The following coding sequences are from one Methanosarcina sp. WWM596 window:
- a CDS encoding thymidylate synthase: MEDKFEIGRIIRAKNISDAWYRGLNIIWNHGQVITDERGSQIREFMDLMVVIKNPYKDRIPKDTAWNEERLEEYAKQLISGENAQDFEYTYGQRLRNWNEEVDQIEYVIEKLQESPTSRRATAVTWIPPVDTKVNEVPCMILDDFKIRDGKVHLTTLFRSHDFGGAYPANLYGLSKLLEYVAGRVGVEPGTITTVSISAHVYDHDWDMVENIVKGVY, translated from the coding sequence ATGGAAGACAAGTTTGAGATTGGCAGGATCATCAGAGCAAAAAACATCTCTGATGCATGGTACCGCGGGCTTAACATCATCTGGAACCACGGGCAGGTAATTACCGACGAAAGGGGAAGCCAGATAAGGGAATTCATGGACTTGATGGTGGTAATCAAAAACCCCTATAAGGACAGAATTCCCAAAGATACCGCCTGGAACGAAGAAAGGCTCGAAGAGTATGCAAAACAGCTAATCTCGGGCGAAAATGCACAGGACTTTGAGTACACCTACGGGCAGCGCCTCAGAAACTGGAATGAAGAAGTAGACCAGATCGAATACGTAATCGAGAAACTTCAGGAAAGCCCCACTTCCCGTCGGGCTACAGCTGTCACCTGGATTCCGCCCGTGGACACGAAAGTCAATGAAGTCCCCTGCATGATCCTTGACGATTTCAAGATCAGGGACGGAAAAGTCCACCTCACAACCCTCTTCAGGAGCCACGACTTCGGAGGAGCCTACCCTGCAAACCTTTACGGGCTCTCGAAACTCCTTGAATACGTTGCCGGAAGAGTAGGAGTGGAGCCGGGAACAATCACCACGGTCAGTATTTCAGCCCATGTCTACGACCACGATTGGGACATGGTAGAAAATATTGTGAAAGGCGTGTACTGA
- the htpX gene encoding zinc metalloprotease HtpX produces the protein MKNMFKTTILLASLTGLLVLIGNYFGGTGGMIIAFLFAVVINFGSYWYSDTIVLKMYRAREVTPAESPNLHKIVSDLAMKGGLPKPKVYIVESGMPNAFATGRNPKHAAVAVTTGILNLLSNEEIEGVLAHELAHVKNRDTLISAVAATIAGVITMLATWARWAAIFGGFGGRDDDNGGIVGFIVMAVLAPLAATLIQLAISRSREFAADYEGARMCKKPWALANALEKLEYGNSHFQPSIRDVQAKETTAHMFIVNPLKGGVLQSLFRTHPVTDERVKRLRAMRF, from the coding sequence ATGAAGAACATGTTTAAAACCACAATTCTGCTTGCTTCCCTTACAGGGCTTCTGGTCCTTATCGGAAACTACTTCGGTGGGACGGGCGGGATGATCATCGCATTCTTGTTTGCGGTCGTCATAAACTTTGGGAGTTACTGGTACAGCGATACGATCGTGCTGAAAATGTACAGGGCAAGGGAGGTTACTCCGGCGGAGTCTCCAAACCTGCACAAGATCGTGAGCGACCTTGCAATGAAGGGAGGACTTCCGAAACCTAAGGTTTATATCGTTGAGTCCGGGATGCCGAATGCGTTTGCAACAGGCAGGAACCCAAAGCATGCAGCGGTGGCTGTTACGACCGGAATTCTCAACCTGCTCTCGAATGAAGAGATCGAAGGGGTGCTGGCCCATGAGCTGGCTCACGTCAAAAATCGCGATACCCTTATCAGTGCAGTGGCTGCAACAATTGCCGGTGTCATCACAATGCTGGCTACTTGGGCCCGCTGGGCTGCAATCTTTGGCGGCTTTGGCGGCAGGGATGACGACAACGGTGGAATAGTAGGCTTTATCGTAATGGCTGTGCTTGCCCCACTGGCTGCAACCCTGATCCAGCTTGCAATCTCCCGTTCAAGGGAGTTTGCTGCAGATTACGAGGGCGCCAGGATGTGCAAAAAACCCTGGGCACTTGCAAATGCCCTGGAAAAACTGGAATACGGAAACTCTCACTTCCAGCCGAGCATCAGGGACGTACAGGCAAAAGAGACTACCGCACATATGTTTATTGTAAACCCCCTCAAGGGTGGAGTGCTCCAGTCTCTCTTCAGAACCCACCCGGTAACCGATGAGCGTGTAAAGCGCCTGAGGGCAATGAGATTCTAA
- a CDS encoding restriction endonuclease, whose protein sequence is MDVLREKPPSIDVNFLKRYEEFNGFYNKDKQPVIDKPDVPEIERKKDLDPEESLEIAYQKLHNELVSEILSIIKKCSARFFESLVVDVLTKMGYGGSRADAGKAVGKSHDGGIDGIIKEDRLGLDVIYIQAKRWEGTVARPEIQKFAGALIGKKAKKGVFITTSSFSKEAIEYADFTGNIVLIEGEMLARLMIEYGVGVSKVKSYDVKKMDTDYFEDGVI, encoded by the coding sequence TTGGATGTTCTGAGAGAGAAACCTCCTTCCATTGATGTCAATTTTTTGAAGCGATACGAAGAGTTTAACGGATTTTACAACAAAGATAAACAGCCTGTGATCGATAAGCCAGATGTTCCTGAAATAGAACGAAAAAAAGATCTTGATCCTGAAGAGTCCCTCGAAATCGCATACCAGAAACTTCACAACGAACTCGTTTCCGAAATTCTCTCGATCATAAAAAAATGCTCAGCCAGATTCTTTGAATCACTGGTCGTTGATGTCCTAACAAAAATGGGATACGGTGGTTCAAGAGCTGATGCCGGGAAAGCGGTTGGCAAAAGTCATGATGGTGGAATCGACGGCATCATAAAAGAAGATAGACTTGGGCTTGATGTCATCTACATACAGGCAAAAAGATGGGAAGGAACAGTCGCAAGACCTGAAATCCAGAAATTTGCCGGAGCCCTGATCGGGAAAAAGGCGAAAAAAGGAGTTTTTATAACGACTTCAAGTTTTTCAAAAGAGGCTATTGAATATGCCGACTTTACAGGGAATATTGTATTGATTGAGGGAGAAATGCTTGCAAGGCTGATGATTGAATATGGAGTAGGAGTTTCGAAAGTAAAGTCTTATGATGTTAAAAAAATGGATACGGATTATTTTGAAGATGGAGTGATCTGA
- a CDS encoding winged helix-turn-helix domain-containing protein, with translation MVIPDYQSVMLPLLKYAGDGKEHRIRDAVEKLAEEFRLSEEERNELLPSGQQVIFKNRVGWATLI, from the coding sequence ATGGTAATTCCAGATTATCAATCCGTAATGCTTCCTTTGCTAAAATATGCAGGAGACGGAAAAGAGCATAGAATCCGCGATGCGGTAGAAAAGCTAGCCGAAGAATTCAGGCTAAGTGAAGAGGAAAGAAATGAGCTTCTGCCAAGCGGCCAGCAGGTTATTTTTAAGAACAGAGTAGGATGGGCTACACTTATCTGA
- a CDS encoding dihydrofolate reductase family protein, translated as MKGNKPRIKLYIACSLDGFIARENGSIDWLTEYEKNPGTDYGYSEFYSSIGTVLMGRKTYEQVLGFGDWPYGEKKAYVFTRQEELLRREKNVEFISGDIGEFARQLKENTEEDIWLVGGSQLIKVFLEEDLVQDLIVFFVPVILGSGIPLFDQIQKEIGLKLINTERYESGLVRVEYEIEIHITK; from the coding sequence ATGAAAGGAAACAAGCCCAGAATAAAGCTTTACATAGCCTGCAGCCTCGACGGCTTCATAGCCCGGGAAAACGGCAGCATAGACTGGCTAACAGAATACGAAAAAAACCCTGGAACCGACTACGGCTATTCCGAATTTTACTCCTCGATCGGCACGGTCCTTATGGGCAGAAAAACCTACGAACAGGTATTGGGCTTCGGAGACTGGCCTTACGGAGAGAAGAAAGCGTATGTTTTTACAAGACAAGAAGAGCTCCTGCGCCGCGAAAAAAACGTAGAATTTATTTCCGGAGACATCGGGGAGTTTGCGCGCCAGCTAAAGGAAAATACTGAGGAAGATATCTGGCTTGTGGGCGGTTCACAGCTTATCAAGGTGTTTCTCGAAGAAGACCTTGTGCAGGATTTGATTGTTTTCTTTGTTCCGGTTATTCTTGGAAGTGGGATTCCACTGTTTGACCAGATTCAAAAGGAAATCGGGCTCAAGTTGATTAATACGGAGAGGTATGAGAGCGGACTAGTGAGGGTGGAGTACGAAATTGAGATACACATAACAAAATAA
- a CDS encoding ATP-binding protein — protein sequence MEKKELFKYLIKEFHERKLPEIYPRALEIPETRMIVSLIGARRIGKTSYFFQMVGELEKKVGRGRILYINFEDERILPLDVKDLNSILEAYYELYPENVDRELYLFFDEVQNVPGWEVYVRRLYDRGDLKLFLTGSSSKMLSKELATSLRGRTLSFYLYPLDFREYLAFRGVEPVRDFEYSKQRFELKKLFEEYLYEGGFPEVVLEAPELRKKILQDYFEMMIYRDLVERFSIRNTTLLKALTKYLVTNIGNPFSVTSYYKAIKQDQEVSKGTILGYLSHLEDISLVYFLPLFSYSLKAQAINPKKVYCLDNGLRNAVSFTFSKDEGRLAENLVFLELMRREKEVYYWKNGGEVDFVVKGDDDSLTVINVTYSDSIAEREVSALKKFSVKEEFASRIKEFILLTKDTDKTENGITYIPLWKWMLEK from the coding sequence ATGGAAAAAAAGGAGCTTTTCAAATACCTCATAAAGGAGTTCCACGAAAGAAAGCTCCCTGAAATTTATCCCCGTGCCCTTGAAATTCCGGAAACCCGGATGATTGTAAGTCTGATAGGGGCAAGGCGGATAGGAAAGACTTCTTACTTTTTCCAGATGGTAGGGGAACTGGAAAAGAAGGTGGGGAGAGGACGGATTCTTTACATCAACTTCGAGGACGAGAGGATTCTGCCGCTGGATGTTAAGGACTTGAACTCAATCCTTGAAGCCTATTATGAACTCTACCCTGAAAATGTGGATCGGGAGCTATATCTCTTTTTTGATGAGGTGCAGAATGTTCCGGGCTGGGAAGTCTATGTGCGCAGGCTCTATGATAGGGGGGATTTGAAGCTCTTTTTGACGGGATCGAGTTCGAAGATGCTCTCTAAGGAGCTTGCAACAAGCCTCAGAGGCCGGACTCTTTCTTTTTACCTCTATCCCCTGGATTTCCGGGAGTATCTTGCTTTCCGGGGAGTTGAGCCTGTTCGGGATTTTGAGTACTCTAAGCAGCGTTTTGAACTCAAGAAGCTTTTTGAGGAATATCTCTATGAAGGGGGCTTTCCCGAAGTCGTGCTCGAAGCCCCGGAACTCCGGAAGAAGATTCTTCAGGATTACTTTGAAATGATGATCTATAGGGATCTTGTGGAACGCTTCTCTATCCGGAACACCACCCTGCTCAAAGCTCTCACAAAATACTTGGTTACAAACATCGGGAATCCTTTCAGTGTAACTTCCTATTACAAAGCGATAAAGCAGGATCAGGAAGTCTCAAAAGGCACAATTCTGGGATACCTTTCCCACCTTGAAGATATCTCTCTGGTTTATTTTCTGCCCCTCTTCAGCTACTCGTTAAAGGCACAGGCAATAAATCCGAAAAAGGTTTACTGTCTCGATAATGGACTTCGAAACGCCGTGTCTTTTACCTTTTCAAAGGACGAAGGCAGGCTTGCCGAAAACCTGGTTTTCCTTGAGCTCATGCGCCGGGAAAAAGAGGTATATTACTGGAAAAACGGGGGTGAGGTAGATTTTGTGGTGAAGGGAGATGACGATTCGTTGACTGTAATCAATGTCACGTACAGCGACAGTATTGCTGAAAGAGAGGTCAGTGCCCTCAAGAAGTTCTCTGTGAAGGAGGAATTTGCTTCCCGTATAAAAGAATTCATCCTGCTGACAAAAGATACTGACAAAACCGAAAACGGGATCACATACATTCCGCTCTGGAAGTGGATGCTGGAAAAGTAA
- a CDS encoding iron ABC transporter substrate-binding protein: MRGKIGTILILSLLVLVVASCGCAENTNQQAVQNSSTMLQNSNIVQMPDMLGRQLTVPAKISSVVATSPPATILVYMLAPDKLAGWNFKNNFTQLFMDENYTNLSVIGGWFGTQTGNYETIISVDPDIVIEGYTTDGQINEAIERRQESFGSIPVVGINGSIIFVTQSDPTIEYVGKLLDCEAQAEKLIEFRSSILNELNSTVKDIPDDEKVRVYYAEGPKGLMTDPSGSQHSQVIDICGGINVADCPLTPGSGMTQVSIEQVMDWNPEVILTSNPQFYASVYSDSLWESVDAVRNKRVYLAPQNPFCWIDRPQGPHLIIGTAWTAKMLYPDLFADMDLSGLTREFYSEFFHYELTDEQLNTLLNPAAEA; the protein is encoded by the coding sequence ATGCGTGGAAAAATAGGTACGATATTGATACTCTCTCTGCTGGTTCTGGTTGTTGCATCCTGTGGATGTGCAGAAAATACGAATCAACAGGCTGTGCAAAATTCAAGCACTATGCTTCAGAACTCAAACATTGTGCAGATGCCCGATATGTTGGGCAGGCAGCTAACAGTACCGGCGAAAATCTCCTCGGTAGTTGCCACTTCTCCGCCTGCCACTATCCTCGTGTATATGCTTGCGCCGGACAAACTTGCAGGCTGGAATTTCAAAAACAATTTTACCCAACTTTTTATGGATGAAAATTACACAAATCTGTCCGTAATAGGGGGCTGGTTCGGGACCCAGACCGGGAACTATGAAACTATAATCAGCGTGGACCCTGATATTGTAATTGAAGGATACACCACGGACGGACAGATCAATGAAGCCATAGAACGCAGACAAGAAAGTTTCGGCAGCATTCCGGTGGTTGGTATTAATGGCTCTATCATCTTCGTGACACAATCCGATCCTACCATCGAATATGTGGGTAAGTTGCTTGACTGCGAAGCCCAGGCGGAAAAACTGATCGAGTTCCGGAGTTCAATTCTCAACGAGCTCAATAGCACTGTAAAAGATATTCCCGATGATGAAAAAGTACGGGTTTACTATGCTGAGGGGCCGAAAGGTCTGATGACCGATCCCTCAGGTTCTCAGCACTCCCAGGTTATTGATATTTGTGGGGGTATCAATGTTGCCGACTGTCCGTTAACTCCGGGAAGCGGTATGACCCAGGTCTCAATAGAACAGGTCATGGACTGGAACCCCGAGGTAATTCTCACTTCCAATCCGCAGTTTTACGCATCCGTATATTCTGATTCTCTATGGGAAAGCGTGGATGCTGTACGGAACAAAAGGGTATACCTTGCCCCTCAGAATCCTTTCTGCTGGATCGATAGGCCTCAGGGTCCTCACCTCATAATAGGGACTGCCTGGACTGCAAAAATGCTGTATCCTGACCTTTTTGCAGATATGGATCTCTCCGGGCTGACCCGTGAGTTCTACTCGGAATTCTTCCACTACGAGCTTACGGATGAACAACTGAATACGCTCCTGAATCCTGCAGCAGAGGCCTGA
- a CDS encoding class I SAM-dependent methyltransferase — MDENGKSPVFPYIAEHIFAPIYPVIAAHIIGQSGINQGMCLDLGCGIASLGIAVAELTDMQVYGVDFSTEMCRLSKDKAHRHFLSDKVVPLQADVHLLPFRDNSASLIVSRGSVFFWKDLPVAFREISRVLAPGGQAWIGGGFGTKELKLKISEKMVEIDPDWHTASKKRLSPAMIRTIRETGERTEIPCRVVKDDSGFWVVLNKGK, encoded by the coding sequence GTGGACGAAAATGGCAAATCTCCGGTTTTTCCCTATATTGCCGAGCACATCTTTGCTCCCATTTACCCTGTAATAGCGGCTCACATCATTGGTCAAAGCGGGATAAATCAGGGCATGTGCCTGGATCTGGGATGTGGCATTGCCTCCTTGGGAATCGCTGTTGCGGAACTCACGGATATGCAGGTCTATGGGGTTGATTTTTCAACGGAAATGTGCAGGCTTTCAAAGGACAAAGCTCACCGTCACTTCCTTTCAGATAAAGTTGTTCCTTTACAGGCAGATGTCCATCTGCTTCCCTTCAGGGATAACTCCGCATCCCTCATAGTAAGCCGCGGCTCCGTATTTTTCTGGAAAGACCTGCCTGTGGCTTTTAGGGAAATTTCCCGTGTCCTTGCTCCGGGAGGACAGGCATGGATAGGGGGCGGGTTCGGCACAAAGGAATTGAAATTGAAGATCTCTGAAAAAATGGTAGAAATAGACCCGGACTGGCATACCGCTTCAAAAAAGCGCCTTAGCCCGGCAATGATTCGGACCATACGGGAAACCGGGGAACGGACTGAAATCCCCTGCCGGGTGGTTAAGGACGATTCCGGCTTCTGGGTGGTTCTGAACAAGGGAAAGTAA
- a CDS encoding radical SAM protein, producing MQCNVCEFGCEIDEYSRGRCGTYVCAGDTIVQDPGMGYLGAYPVSIETIPLLHYYPSGKFLQVFGTGCNFQCSGCVARLLASDKPLSRSTLIPSQVVERALQQDCLGVVSTLNEPAANYYLFRDLAVQAKEQGLLAGCSTNCYFTEETLNKLGQLVDFMNVGIKGYSDKSYISCGVPSSAPVFRNISRLFDMGVHVETSVVYSWGNETDVIKVAEMVSDISPTIPVQVMRFIPFGDAPIELEPSVGEAESLCADLRKYVDYVYLFNSPGTELLNTYCPECGSLLTEREFYGPMGSRPVRPWVTYACDCGKTVSVKGTTTVERFNEEGFMGGYRISRAFGMVHGVLTCLGILDDSRLIDVWREISDSGTLMQVHHMIQQPYAYLDFVRLIAEKANMPEKGEELISFIRTRLELVKALAAKNSNHKVYYCMGSPLFALNAGRMENNLVTFSGDVSINKQLRKEGKPGVNVSPFFINEHNPDTIFISGFLSRPLDEFYALCREYGIHADAVKQQRIYAVPPSWDFGSPRWILGLMYIADKLNPGNSGIDLRKEADEFYLQFYGMPFEEATPNRSFHRPTSGIWPRHFLRCTHA from the coding sequence ATGCAGTGCAATGTGTGTGAGTTCGGGTGCGAAATCGATGAATACAGCCGGGGTAGGTGTGGGACTTATGTCTGTGCCGGCGATACCATAGTCCAGGACCCTGGGATGGGATACCTTGGAGCATATCCTGTTTCCATAGAAACGATTCCTTTGCTTCATTATTATCCCTCAGGTAAGTTCCTTCAGGTATTCGGCACGGGCTGCAATTTCCAGTGTTCAGGGTGTGTGGCTCGCTTGTTGGCATCGGACAAACCTCTTTCCCGTTCCACCTTAATTCCCTCTCAGGTCGTGGAAAGAGCCCTGCAGCAGGATTGTCTTGGCGTGGTTTCCACACTGAATGAGCCTGCTGCAAATTATTACCTGTTCAGGGACCTAGCAGTGCAGGCAAAAGAACAGGGTTTGCTCGCAGGCTGTTCCACAAACTGCTATTTCACAGAAGAGACTTTGAACAAGCTCGGGCAGCTTGTGGATTTCATGAATGTCGGAATCAAAGGTTATTCTGACAAAAGTTACATAAGCTGCGGAGTCCCTTCATCAGCTCCCGTTTTCCGCAATATTTCCCGGCTTTTTGACATGGGAGTGCATGTTGAAACTTCGGTTGTTTATTCATGGGGAAATGAAACCGACGTGATAAAGGTTGCAGAAATGGTGTCCGACATCTCCCCCACCATTCCGGTTCAGGTCATGAGATTCATTCCCTTCGGGGATGCTCCTATTGAGCTTGAACCCTCTGTAGGAGAGGCGGAGAGCCTGTGCGCTGATTTGCGTAAGTATGTGGATTATGTTTATCTCTTCAATTCTCCGGGTACGGAACTATTGAATACTTACTGTCCGGAATGCGGCAGTCTCCTGACAGAACGGGAGTTTTACGGGCCCATGGGTTCGAGACCAGTAAGGCCCTGGGTAACTTATGCCTGTGATTGTGGGAAGACTGTGTCTGTTAAAGGGACAACTACCGTTGAACGTTTCAATGAGGAAGGCTTCATGGGCGGATACCGGATAAGCCGGGCTTTCGGGATGGTCCATGGAGTACTTACATGTCTGGGAATACTGGACGATTCCAGGTTAATAGATGTCTGGAGAGAAATCTCCGATTCCGGGACCCTTATGCAGGTACACCATATGATCCAGCAGCCTTACGCTTATCTTGATTTTGTCAGGCTAATCGCGGAAAAGGCTAATATGCCGGAAAAAGGAGAAGAGCTTATTTCCTTTATCCGTACACGCCTGGAGCTTGTCAAGGCTCTCGCAGCAAAAAACAGCAATCATAAGGTGTATTACTGCATGGGCTCTCCTCTCTTTGCCCTGAACGCCGGGAGAATGGAAAACAACCTTGTGACATTTTCCGGGGATGTGAGCATCAATAAGCAGCTCCGAAAGGAAGGCAAACCGGGTGTAAATGTTTCTCCTTTCTTTATCAATGAACATAATCCTGACACAATTTTCATCTCCGGTTTCCTTTCCCGCCCTCTAGATGAATTCTATGCCCTCTGCCGGGAATACGGTATACATGCGGATGCTGTAAAACAGCAGCGGATTTATGCAGTCCCACCCTCCTGGGATTTCGGAAGCCCTCGCTGGATACTGGGGCTCATGTACATAGCAGACAAATTGAATCCCGGAAACTCAGGAATCGACCTGAGGAAAGAAGCAGACGAGTTCTACCTGCAGTTTTACGGCATGCCGTTTGAGGAGGCCACGCCTAACAGGTCTTTTCACAGGCCCACTTCCGGGATCTGGCCCAGACATTTTTTGAGGTGCACCCATGCCTGA
- a CDS encoding iron ABC transporter permease, which yields MPECKNSRTALVYMLPLALLIGSLFVGRYQISVLSVVDESMKAFSSLFFGTPASVSTQHTVLFNVRLPRILAALLVGTALSTAGASFQGIFRNPLVSPYILGVGAGAGFGACLAILLWDNYLLIQLMAFAFGLLVMFLAISMGKASKGSGTLVFVLSGIIVSSIFTALTSLVKYVADPYDELPTIVFWLMGSLANVRYGDLLYIIMPMFVGALVLFLLRWRINILALGDEEAKALGMNVEKMRLVIIVCATLLTSAAVSISGVIGWVGLVVPHISRMIVGPNYSRLLPMSAVIGASFMLLVDDLSRTIVATEIPLGILTSLVGAPLFAYLIRRGRMGWN from the coding sequence ATGCCTGAATGCAAGAATTCCCGCACTGCTCTGGTGTACATGCTTCCCCTCGCCTTACTCATAGGCTCTCTTTTTGTAGGGAGATATCAGATTTCGGTCTTGTCGGTTGTGGATGAGAGTATGAAAGCTTTTTCATCTCTCTTTTTTGGCACCCCTGCTTCGGTTTCTACTCAACACACGGTCCTGTTCAATGTAAGGCTGCCCAGGATACTTGCAGCTTTGCTGGTAGGAACTGCACTTTCCACAGCCGGGGCCTCTTTTCAGGGGATTTTCAGGAATCCCCTTGTCTCTCCCTATATCCTGGGAGTGGGTGCAGGTGCGGGTTTCGGAGCATGCCTGGCAATACTTCTGTGGGATAATTACCTGCTTATACAGTTGATGGCTTTTGCTTTCGGATTGCTGGTGATGTTTCTCGCCATAAGTATGGGGAAAGCCAGTAAAGGTTCGGGAACTCTGGTCTTCGTGCTTTCAGGAATAATCGTGAGCTCTATTTTCACGGCGCTTACCTCACTGGTAAAATACGTTGCAGACCCTTATGATGAACTTCCCACGATAGTATTCTGGCTTATGGGAAGCCTTGCTAATGTCAGGTACGGGGATCTGCTCTACATAATTATGCCCATGTTTGTTGGAGCTCTGGTGCTGTTTCTTCTCAGGTGGAGGATCAATATCCTGGCTCTCGGAGACGAGGAAGCTAAAGCCCTGGGGATGAACGTGGAAAAAATGCGTTTGGTTATCATTGTTTGTGCAACCCTTTTAACTTCAGCAGCAGTCAGCATCAGCGGTGTTATTGGCTGGGTCGGGCTGGTCGTGCCTCATATTTCAAGGATGATAGTTGGTCCCAACTACAGCCGCCTGCTGCCCATGAGCGCGGTCATCGGGGCTTCGTTTATGCTACTTGTGGATGATCTGTCAAGGACGATTGTCGCTACGGAGATTCCCCTGGGAATCCTTACTTCCCTGGTAGGCGCTCCTTTGTTTGCATATCTTATCCGGAGGGGGCGCATGGGATGGAATTGA
- a CDS encoding ABC transporter ATP-binding protein produces MELMLEVNSLAFSYGNGPVFENVSFSLKKGEVMCILGPNGAGKSTLIKCIAGILKPTAGAVRILGKDTAFLGVKDIARHIGYVPQQNEVVFPFTVLDFVVMGRAPHLSVFASPCAEDMELARESLAVVGLSELAERQVASLSGGQGQMVLIARALVQKPSLLLLDEPTSHLDFGNQVLVLETVQRLAALGMSIVMNTHMPDHAFLVGSRAVALSGGRLVALGEVEKVVTGKMMSSVYGVKVAVREIEDMKRKVCLPLRGNNTLNKLNQDIVNKSIQ; encoded by the coding sequence ATGGAATTGATGCTGGAAGTGAACTCCCTTGCTTTTTCCTATGGAAACGGGCCGGTCTTTGAGAACGTCTCTTTCTCGTTAAAAAAGGGGGAGGTTATGTGCATCCTGGGCCCGAACGGGGCGGGAAAATCCACATTGATCAAGTGCATTGCAGGGATTCTCAAGCCGACTGCCGGAGCTGTCCGAATTCTGGGTAAAGATACGGCTTTTCTCGGGGTAAAGGACATTGCCCGGCATATAGGTTATGTGCCCCAGCAGAATGAGGTGGTGTTTCCTTTTACCGTGCTGGATTTTGTGGTAATGGGCCGGGCTCCTCATCTTTCCGTGTTTGCATCCCCCTGTGCTGAAGATATGGAGCTTGCAAGGGAGTCGCTTGCAGTGGTAGGGCTTTCGGAGCTTGCGGAAAGGCAGGTTGCCAGTCTCAGTGGCGGGCAGGGTCAAATGGTTCTGATAGCCCGGGCTCTTGTCCAGAAGCCTTCTCTGCTTTTACTGGACGAGCCGACTTCCCACCTTGATTTTGGTAACCAGGTCCTTGTGCTGGAAACGGTGCAGCGGCTTGCTGCCCTGGGGATGTCTATTGTGATGAACACCCACATGCCGGACCATGCTTTCCTGGTGGGCAGCAGAGCTGTGGCCCTTTCCGGGGGCAGGCTGGTTGCGCTGGGAGAAGTAGAAAAGGTCGTAACCGGCAAGATGATGTCCTCGGTCTATGGGGTAAAGGTAGCTGTCCGGGAAATTGAAGATATGAAGAGAAAAGTGTGTCTACCCTTACGGGGGAATAATACACTGAACAAACTAAATCAAGACATTGTGAATAAATCAATACAATGA